The nucleotide sequence acacgagacaaaacttgatgtatttcccgacAGATTGACATTACAACCACCTGGGTAGGTACTAGGAATTAATTTGTATGAATATTCAGAGTTTTAAAGTCcttttagaaacaccctgtatttttatggCCGTGTTGGTATTGCGCTAGATCTCCATTTTGAAAGACTTCGTGATTGACTGACACTGAGATGAaattagaaaagaaagaaattacactactggacattacaattgttacaccacgaagatgacttgctacagacgcgaaatttaaccgacaggaagaaggtgcggtgatatgcaaatgataagcttttcagagcattctcacaaggttgcctccggtggcgacacctacaacgtgctgacatgaggaaagtttccaacccatttctcatacacaaacagcagttgcccggcgttgcctggtgaaacgttgttgtgatgcctcgtgtaagggggagaaatgcgtagcatcacgttttcgactttgataaaggtcggatcgtagcctgtcgctattgcggtttatcgcatcgcgacattgctgctcgcattggtcgagatccaatgagtgttagcagaatacggaatcggtgggttcagcagggtaatatggaacccaacggcctcgtatcactagcagtcgagactacaggcatcttacccgcatggctgtaacggatcgtgcaggcacgtctcgatccgtgagtcaactgatggggacgtttgcaagacgacaaccatctgcacgaacagttcgacgacgctagcagcagcacggactatcagctcggagacggtggctgtggttacccttgaagctgcatcacagacaggagcacctgcgatggtatactcgacgacgaacctgggtacacgaatggcaaaacgtccttttttcgaaTGAATCAAGGTTTTGTTTACAACATCAcaatggtcgcatgcgtgtttggcgacatcgcggtgaacccacatcgggagcgtgtattcgtcatcgccatactggcgtatcacccggcgtgatggtatggagtgccattggttacacatcttggtcacgtcttctttgcattgacggcactttgaacagtggacgttacatttcagatgtgttacgatccgtggctctaccctttattcgatccctgcgaagccctacatttcagcaggataatgcgcgaccgcatgatggaggtcctgtacgggcctttctggatacagaaaatgttagactgctgccctggccagcacgatctccagacctctcaccaattgaaaacgtctggtcaatggtggccgaaaaactggctcgtcacaatacgccagtcactactctcgatgaactgtggtatcgtgttgaagctgcacgggcagctatacctgtacacgccatccgagctctgttcgattcaatgcccaggagtatcgaggccgttattacggccagaggtggttgttctggtaactgatttctcaggacctatgcatccaaatcgcttgaaaatgtaatcacatgtcagttctagtataatatatttctccagtgaattcccgtttatcatctgcatttcttcttggtgtagcaatgttaatggccagtagtgtagttctcaaCTCATTTGGTGGATGTGTTGTTCAAAATAACTGCACTGGCATCTGTTTGACAGAGGAGGATAACACGGTGGTGGTACTGACTTGTGACGGGCAGAGGGTCGCCGAGTTACACCGTGTTCCGGACTCAGCGTTATGGCAGCCACTTACGAGACCGAGGAGACGTCAGCCGGGGACCTGGGTGCGCTGCTGGACGCGGGCGACGGCGCCACGGTGACGCTGGCCGCGGGCGGCACGAGGCTCGTGGTGCACAGGGCCGTCCTGGCCGCCAGGAGCCCCGTGTTCGCCGCCATGTTCCGGCACGACATGCTGGAGGCGCGCAGCGGCTGGGTCCAAATCGCAGACGTGGAGGGCCCGGTGCTGCGCCAGCTGGTGGCCTACGTGTACACCCTGAAGGCCCCCCAGCTGCCGGGGATGGCGCCGCAGCTGCTGGCGGCCGCGGACAAGTACGGACTGTCGGGTCTGAAGGACGCGTGCGAGGAGCAGGTGGCCGGGCAGCTCACCGTGGAGAACGCCGCGGCCACGGCCGTCCTCGCACTCAGCCACTGCTGCTCCGGCCTGAAGGGGGCTGCCGTCGCATTCGTAAAGGACCACTTCCACCGGGTGGCTGTGACGCGGGGCTGGGCAGACGCCGTGCTCCGACACCCGCACTTTGTCGCGGAGTTGACTCGCCTGATTGCACAGCCACCTGTACGACCCGGGTATGCTTACACAGTATGTTCAAATATTCTCCCATAACTATGAAATACATGCTTGACAGCTACAGAAACCTCTATGAAGGTATGCATCAGCACATTCCTTACATTCTCATAACTGGTTCACCAGATGTGGCTAAATTAGATGACAAAAATCTTGAAACGGCAAAGTATTTTGAAACTTTATAAATTGTTTTGGCAATTTAGCTATGCCTAATTATCCCCTGACGGTCGACAACTCTTTTCTGAGTATACGCTTTGCTACTCTGGgggcccagcctttgcagcactatTTCCCTTTCCGTGTAGCGAGTCTTTACTTGCACTATCCCTTTCTCCCTCTGCCTTTCTGTTAGATGGTCTTCCCAGTGCAGTCCCCACTCGGACCTGGTAGATGATTTAGGACCCTAGGTTTTCCATTCAGTTGTGGAGCTGTCCACACATTTTTATTAGTATGTTCATGGTCCCCATTGTTGGGTTTGTGTGACCACAACATTTCCAAATTTACATGAAGTGTCAGTCGTGCAGTGTGGTGATGTTTGCCTTCCACTTAAACAGCCTTCATTTCCAAGGAGGTAGTATGCCCAAAATCAAACACAGTAGCCATCTTATTGTGGATAATCCACCAAGTACCTGACCCACAGTAATTGtactgttggtgcctgagctgcAGACTGCCCACGTGTGCCAAAGACTATGTCCCCAACACGAATGGGGCACGGGGACTCAGAGCGACAGATTGCTGGCCGGGTAGCTATTGCCGAGTCTGAGTGACGCCCGTGGGGAGAGCTCCCGTTCGGAGTGGATGGCACCGTAGTAGGTAACTTTCGTATCGAGTGGTTGAATCTTTCTGCCACTTGTGGTTATACAACCCCAACAGTCTCTTCAAAAGGAAGGAACTCATTCAACACAGAGAGATTCGGCCCCAGAAAGTTTCCTTCTCCGGCTACACTTTAGGAGGAACATAGGGCTAAGTGACAAGCAGAGAAATAATTGCCACGATACCGGGTTTGTACGTGGACATATGGGGGCTCTTTTTGGTCACAAACCCTTTACTCTTTGTTTGGAGTATAGAGAACAAATTTGGGGGAGTTGCAGCCATCTGCATTGTGAAGTGTGAGTCAGTTTCGATCGAAACAGCATCTCCGTCCCAGTCATGGGTATTGCTGGCTTGTAACAAGCTCGTTCACATTCTGGTGAAGTCTAAATATGGTTAAAGGCATCATTTTCCATCATAACCACCTTGCAGTCTCGTGATGAGCTACACACCAGCTTAGAGTGACAGAGTGTACACTTTGTCCATCATGTCCATAGGCGGCCATAGGACAATAGAGTTATCCCTCCCTAGCATCACTCCACACAGCGCCACCCAGATGGGCTTTCCACAATGCTGACTGGTACATTTTCACCTCTGTTGTTTTTCTTGGCTTCCTGCTGCATAGAGGTGTTGATGTGGCTGTCCAGCATGCAACACCAGCTATTCTATTGGCAGGCATCTTAGTAATCCCCCAGTCTTTGGAAGACAGTACCCAGACAGTACCCTGGCAGACCCCTGAAATTGCCGAGGCTATTGGAGGTTGCAGACCATCTCTCCAACTGCATTTGAGAACTGTGATCCTGCATTTCCTTCCCCCAAACTGTGGATAGAGTGACTGAACTTGTCCTTCACTGTACGCCATTTAGAGCCGTATAATGCTTCATTCATTGAGTGGGAATTCTTCAGTGCCTTTGGCCCGATACAGCCCCAGGTCCAGATCACATTCACAAACAAATTCTTAAACATCTATCTGTGGATTGTTGGTATCATCTACTTACTATCTTTAACCGTATCTGGGGTGAGGATAAGCTCCCATTTCCTCGGGGGGAGAGCACCATTGTTGCAGTACTGAAACTGGGTAAGCGTCCCGCAGAGGGGGGTAGCTATTGCCCAATTAGTCTCGCCGATCTTCTCTATAATTTGCTCGAATGCATGTCGAGCCAGTgactgtgttggctccttgagtctcgggaccttctagctctctctctctctctctctctctctctctctccctctctctctctctctctctctctctctctctctctctctctctctctctattcgtttagtcggttccaactcttcgtgaccccatgaaccaaatcacgccactttttcctgtcttgcactttctcccgtagaccttccaggttggaacacattgtttctgtgatgccatcgatccatctcgtcctctgacgtcctcttcttctagttccttcaatcttccccagcattaatgttttttccagcgaggcatgccttcgcattgtgtgtccaaagtaggtcagcttttgttttaagattagaccttccagggagaaatctggtttaatttgctccaaaattgatctgttggttctctttgcagtccatggaactctaagaagtttcctccaacaccacaattcgaaggagtcaattcttcgccgttcagcctttgtAATGGTCcaagtctcacatccatacatcacaactggaaagaccatagccctcacaatacggatctttgttgctagtgttatatctctggaccttataaccttgtcaaggtttgacatcgcctgtctaccgagcaacaggcgtctccggatttcatggctgcagtcaccgtcagcagagatctgggaaccgagataactgaatgtggtcactacttccatggtttctcctgctatatcccacgaattggtaggtgtagttgccataattttcgttttcttcacattcagcataagaccagccttttcactttcgtctttcaccttcaataagagtgttctcaaatcttcttcactttctgccaataggatcgtatcatccgcgtacctgaggttgtttacatttattccagctattttaattcctgtttctccttcatctagcctagcattcctcatgacatgttctgcatacagattgaataagtacggtgacagtatgcagccttgccggacccctttctgaatctctatccatttcgttgttccatacatagttctcaccgtggcttcttggtcaaggtataaactccgtatcagatgaatgaggtgatctggtacacccatgtttttcagtacgttccataatttgttgtgatcgacgcagtcaaaggctttggcgtagtcaataaagcagaggtacacatctttctggaattctctcgctttttccataatccaccgaatgttagcaatttcatctctagttcctcttcctttcctaaatccagcttgttcttctggcagctcttgatctagatattggcgaagtctattttgtaagattttcaacataactttgctagcatgtgaaataagtgcaaTTGTTCGGTAATCCTTCTAGCTCTATCGCAGAGCAATTTTTGCCAAGGTCATTACACTGCTGATAATTTGGTTTTCCTGGATTCTGACATCTGGAGAATTTTTGCCTGGCATCAGCACTTTATTGCTGTCTCCTTTGAACTACAAAAGACTTATAACACCACATGGTGACACCACAAGGTGACACCACATCCTCAGTACCTTACATGGATGGAGTCTCTGGAGCCCACTTCCAGTTTTTTGCTCAGAACTTCTGGTCACTCCATACTTTCTGGATTCAATGTATTGAGTATCCCTCTCTTTGTAGTGACCATCAGTGGTCTTGCTGAAGCTCTAGGGTCTTCAGTGACACACTTCTTGTGCTGACAATTTTTGCTTTAATTATTGCTCCTCTGTATGGGTCTTGCCGAATGCTGACTGCAGCGCCATTCGACAGGCGTAGTCGTGAGTCCTCACCTATGGCGCTCAGTTTTCTGCTGGCGAGACTTACGTAATGCACTTCTGTCACTGTTCATCCGTGACCAGACCTTGATGACTGATTACTCAATGTGGTGGAGATGTATTGTGCTGGTCTTTGATGCTGGGTTGACACGCCTTCCCCCATCGTTACCAACTTAGGGAAAGGTGCCGGCTACAATGTAGTAATACACTACGCTGCATCAGTAACACCATCTGGTGTGCAGACTGCTCTGTCCTTCTGTGGATGTACAAAACCCTCATCGTGCCCCATCTTCGTTATGGGAGTCCAACATATGGTTCAGCATCTCTCTCAGCACTGTAGCCACAGGACCGTCACAGGACACAACTGTGGCGGCCAGCCTCCCACAGGAGCCTTTCGAATTAGCCCCGTGAGCAGCCTACTCGTGGAGGCAGGGGTCCCTCCACTTACAGATTAGTCACCAATAATAGCTTCTCAGTTATGTTATAAATGTTCACAGCTCCCATAAGCATACAAACTATTTCATAGTAGGGCTATCCATATCCCACAACAGAGACCCAGAATCACAATTGCAATTCGTGTAGTGTCTCTCTTCTCAACTCCTACTTCCCCCACTGTCACCTCCCATCAGGGAGCAATACTGCAAGCTCCCGTGGCATGTACCCTGATCTTGGGTCGGTCTCAATTTATCCTTTAAACCAAAAGATTCAGTTGAGCCCGTGGTTTTTGACCTCCTGTTCCTGGCAGTTTTCAATGGATTTCTGGGTTTGGAAATTGCATATGCTGACGGCTCAGTGGTCGATGGATGAACTGATTTTGCACACACATTCAGGGTGCAGTGAACTATGCTCCTTGTTAAATGGATGCGGTGACTTCACTCCGAACTGATGACCGTCAAACGAGCCCTTAGTCATCCTTGTACTTGCACCTACAAGATGTTTCTGATCTGCAGTCACTCCCTGAGCAGCTTTCAGGCTATATATCCAAACTATCCTCATCACCCATCATTCACGACTATCCAGGATCTTTTTTCTGGCCTCCATCAAGCAGGACAGTCGGTCATCATTGGACTTGTGGTCATGTGGAGATCTCTGAGAATGAACAAGCTGACTTGTTTTCAAAGTCGGCTACCAGGATGACGATTTTGGAAATCCAGGCATCATAAGTGCAACTTTGGTCGACTCTGCACCATCAACTGTTGGAGGCATGGAACTCTGAATGGTTCACTCTGGACTCCCCAAACAAACTGAGGGCAACGAAGGAGACTGCGATCACATAGCAGTGTTCCTTTGCACTTCTCACAGGAAAACCATCGTCCTTTGTTGGCTACACATTGGCAGCACTTGGCTGAGCCGTGTCTACAATCTCCAACGTGAGAACTCATCTTACTGTTGTAACCACATGGCAGTGGCCCTTGTCCTAATGGACTGCCCAAATTTGGCTGTTTTGCGGCAATATCTTAAAACCTGACATTCTACCCCTGGTGTTAGTGATGATGCCAAAGTGGCTGACTTGATTTCTACTCATCTCTGTAAGGTGGACACTTCGATCTCATTGACTGCTTGTGATGGTGAAGGGACACCCCACATCAGCTCTGGTCCAAAGGATCCATGGTGACCCTTGCTCAGTGGTTCAGCCACACTCCAACCCTTCCTACCTTTTTATGCTCTATTTCCGTTTTATATTTGCTGTTTCTGATGTTTTTATTCGTTAAAATGTAATCATTATGTCTGAGCTGCTCATTTTCTTGGGGCAGTGGAGGGTGAGATAGTGCTGGTCGGATGCAGAGGGTGTGTCTCACTGTGCATACTGTGCCCCAACCTCAGACTGCATTCTGGGCCACGTGACTCTCCCACATGACTCCCTCTCTTTCCTCTCCTACTTCTCCTTGCTTTTGTATCTAAGTTACAATTAAGCTCCCTAGATTTACCTTTTGTATCCTTCCTCTGGGGATTAGATGAACAGGTTTATGACCTCAGAGTTTGGTCCCTTTTACTCCGAAAAGCAAACCGACCAATGCATAGTTACTTACAGTGATAAGCTGTGTTCATTGAATGTGTAAAACTAATGATTATTTACGTTTTGGGATCAAGTGTTTCAATGAAGGGCAGACTGACTTTGTACACAGCATAAACCATATTTGCCATGAACGCAAAATGTGCAGCAAAGGGCACAGTCGGACAAGTTGCATCCAGGGCTGCTGAGTGCTTGTCCTTCATTCTGCACACTGCACTGGTCGCTGTAAACCTCTCCACAGAGAGTAgaatttgaaactgtgtgctgtcTCTGCTCCCTTTGATAGTGAGGTACATGTACATAACACCTGTCCTGCTGCATAAATGAAAGATGAAGATGGGGAGCAAGTTTGTCACTCATTACCAGCACCAGGGGCCCTGTAGTATGCACTAGTACAGTTCAAGGAGGGCAACAGcatacttaaaatttttcatttctgatgTTGCTCTGTTCCAAACATTGATGTGTGGAAACATTAAGTGTTGTAAAGTAGACAGAGTAATCACTGCACCAACATCTGGACTACAGCTTTGTGCACTGCAAATTTCTCTTTCACTTTCTTGGTAGGTGTATGTGATGTGCCCATAAATACCGTAACGAAATTGGTTTAGACTCCCTTGCCAGTACCAGGgtaattatgtattttttaaaatacagattAGGTAGGAGTAGCTGTAGGAGTGGGGTATTTTTCTCAGTCGGGGCATGTATTGTAGACATAGAGTAAACCATGTGACATAACCACGTATGCAGCAGGCTGTAACTGCTTACTCTTCACACAACCTGTGACCAATTCACAAGACCATAAACCAGTCCTCACAACAGATCCAGGCACTCTCCCATGACGCTGGGTGTGTTGATCAATTTTATTTCTGTTAAGTCATGCCTCAGAAAATGTGCTGCAAACATCGTTCTGTAACACATATCACATATagagaaggggagagggggggggggggcgttttagGTGGTCAAAACGCTATGCTTGCTTTTCACAGAAGCAAAGGTCAAATCTGTGCCCACTCTTTTTTGTTGAAGTTTTTCTTGGCATTTTCAAAGGCCACAAAGTGGATACTGTGGTGTTTCTATGTGCTAGGACACAGCTGatgacaaatgaaagaaaacagcccttggtcactatttttaacgaattaaccaggtttcaacactgctaggagtgccttcctcagaatttaaatcaaagaatggtctataacatggtcacagaattatgactaaaaacatatgatacagagtataagtacagaatcattgtGAAAGAGTGGCAGTACTTAtatctcatttataaaataataaatatgccaaaagggcattagtcacaaagatgttTAAGATAAAAAATTTCAATGGCGAGCCACTAAAGGCTGCTCATTACTTacgcggttacaggttgcaaacggCCTGAaggtgcccgcgttaacaaatgcggccaggtgaacatggcactgcaacgagTGCGCCATGtagtagccgtagatacaattaggTGACTTTACATTGAAATATAGGCAGGAATGATTATAAATGAACAGTATTTGGTACGtaatggaaagcaatgtttgtttgatagtagcatacaacataacattttgtctacatcgaagcttgtaacagtaaaataaaacatgaaaacatgatGATGAAAATGTAGATACAactgaatgacaacttgtagaaagcagtattgacgtgaaatacagccaagaaacatctgataattagaaaacataggactaccttagaaggaaaagaacatttcggcaaccTGGACAAGAAGACCAGATGTCAGATATCGAGTAGCGGCTTTGTACCATTGAAAAAATTATGTTACatagctgtagctgttcgttaaggaTGAGGGTATCCTTTCGAAGAAaatgtgactaatgcccttttggcatatttattattttataaatgacatataagtcctgccagtctttcacgatgattctgtagttatactctgtatcatatgtttctagtcataattctgtgaccatgttatagaccattctttgatttaaattctgaggaaggcactcctagcagtgttgaaacccggttaattcgttaaaaatagtgaccgagggctgttttctttcaattctaactattcacggtctctgaatgtgcagccatgtacaaaattttgcacaGCTGATGTATATACATTCAATTTGTGCTTCATTTAAAGAAGCTGTTGTCTGGTATGCTGATCTGCTACAGAGAACTTGGGAGAAGCGGTGTGTTAACTGATTTGCACAGTGGTAAGTCATTCATCGTACTGGAACTGCTATTGTCACAGGCAGTGTGTGTTCTTCTATCTTTCCAGACAGTCCCTCAGCAGCAACTCGTGCACCAAGCAGTCCCCTGGCCCTCACGTGAACACGCTCGCCCACAGCGACCACGGCCAGACACCTGCCACTGCTGCGCCGCCCGCGGCTGCCCCCGACATTCCTCCACTCGATGCCGCCACTGTCTCTCGTATGCGGTAAGTTTTATCACTAAGCATGGACAAGTTTTGCACTCTTAGTACCATTTATAGGTCAGTCAACCACATGTTGTAGAAAGAGATGCGAATTttgctttattgtatttcgataaATCAGAACTGAAGTTGTCACAAAGAGTTATGCCTTTCGCATGTTTTGGGGATCATCCTCGTCCAGCTTCTATTGCCAGGAAAGGGTCCCTCAGGACACTCCCCTCCACGGTTTCTGCTGGTCTCCAACTGGATATCAGCCAGTGGCTGTAGGAGAGGCAGGCTGCTGGTCGTATGGATTCATGGTCTTCTTCAGTCCCTGCAGCTAACGCAGGGAAGTCATCCAAACCCACTAAGGAGAAAAAAGATAAAAAGAGGCCTTCAAAAAGATGGAGGACATTCCAGTGTTCCCACACCACAGGATCCCACATGCTCTGCTTATATGGCCCCAGCAGTGATCCTGACAGCCCCTGGGGCTCCAGAACGCACCACATAACATTTCTTAGATCCCACGTGTGTTGACAACACCAACACTCAACCGGTGGCTGCAGGTGACCCTGTGACATACCCTGTTTCCTTGTTCCCTTCAAATCCTCCCATTATACTGACACCATGATTCTACAGTGGAATTGTAGCAGTTTTTCCCACCACCTGACCCCTGCCCTTCATGGGTAATTGGGGATATTTTAAGAATTGTGCCGATGATGATAGGGTATCAGGTGGAATTTGCACATGTGTTTGAACCTTATGTATAGCGAACTTGTGCCTCTGGATAAAATGTTGAAGGCTGTAGCTGTTCGGGCAATTGCATTTCAGGATTATACCATCTGTAACATTTATCATCCTCCCAACGGTGGAGTGCCTCAGGATGTAGTATATTTCATAATCTTTGGCAACTCAATGtctataaccctttgtggggtggtacCACAATCAGTGGCCGTGGTAAAGACATcgataacttcctggcagatctcaACTTCCGTCTCTCGAATACTAGTGCCTCCGCACACTTCAGTGCAGTACATGGAACTTTACTTAGCCATTGAACTTTGTTTACAAGCCTGATCTCCTATCCACCCACTGGAGGTTCCACAATGACCATTgtcgtagtgaccacttcccagtctTCTTTTTCTCTCCCTCAGCGACACTCACGTGGGCACCCACCTAGGTTGGCTCTCCACGGTGCCTACTGAGATGTTTTCGCCTCCACTGTAATTCTGAGCTTCCCACTACGTGGAGGCATTGCCGTGGCTGTCCAGAATACAGCAGCACCCAATCTGTTGGCAGACGATGTGGAAATCCCTTATTCTTCGGgatacccctcccccctctcccccacttgGAAGACTATATTTTGGTGGGCCTCAGAAATCACAAGACTATCAGTGATTTCTCCAATGCCATAAGCAGCATCTGTCGATAGAGCACCGCAACTGGACCTTCGGTCGACTTGACGGCACCAATTGTTGGATTTCTGGAACTCGGGATAGTTCGCCCTCGACTGCCCAAACAGAGGgcagtaaaggagaccacgactaCATGCAGTGTTCCCTCCATGCTTCTCGTAGGGAATCCTCTGTCCGTGGCAGCTATGCGTCATTCGCACTCATTTGAAGCACCGCAACATTTTCTGATGTGAGAAACCCCCATACTGCTGACGAGTTGCCCAGCTGATGGTGGCCCACGTCCAGCTAGACTACCCAATTTTGGCTGCAGTGTAGCAATATCTTAAACTTGCAGACATTCTACCTCTGATGCTAGCGGACAGGTTTTGCGTTCCACCTGCAGAGGTGGTTTCTACTCGTCAGTGTGAGGTGGGGCACTTGCCCTTACTGACCGACTGAGGGATTGTAGGGATGGCCCTCACTTGGTGTGGCCTACGAATCCCATAGCACTCCTTTCTTGTTTGTCTAGCCTGGCCCCTACACGTCCCACCTTTTTAATCTCCTTGCTCTTTCATGTTTGCCGTTTTTAATGTTTCATGTTTCCTAAGCCTTTATCTTGTCTGTGTTGCTCGTTTTTTGGGGGTAATGGATGGTGAGGTGGTGATTGTGGCATTCATGACTGTAATTACTTTCATTGTTTAATATTTATTAGTGGTATAAGGATGCAAAGTAGAACCCGTATGAGCAGAAACACTGTTTGTGAGAAAACCATTAAAGCTACATGAAAATGAAGAGCAGCATAGAAAATATGTTGAAATTTACATCCAAATTGATGTCTATATGTCTTGTGACATAGATGTGGttgaagttatgcagccatccagtgcttcccttgaaatcactgtaatatatGTTGCGCagaatttgatgtgcataacatacTAGGTCATTATCATGCACATCCCGTAAATGGTATTGAGCATCCTTGAAATGTGCAAATGCCAGTTTTTGTAAGAACTGCAccatgtcctcccttgaatatctgtagtttttcttgtGCACTAGACTGTCatattgctatggatttatttgaaatctgttcataattgttgttttactatgctgtggatgatcCTCTATGTATTTAATTATGTTTAGTATCTGCTGCTTGGACAACAATTGtcttttactacgtttcactgcagATGGGATTTGTGGTTCACCGTCCGACAAGTACCACGACCTACATAGCCCAACACGTTTTTcactatcactttcacttgttaagcatgtatcgtCATTACACTCGTCATGTGCATTATCTGCACAGTCGAGCATATACGactccacacattccactgactcatcttgcagaaatgctaatatttcatctgtcacttctttctcacccTGGAAAATTCCTTGGGTTCCCTGCTAACAAGATGTCAACTTTgacaactgttgttgtagacataATGCAAGGTCTGCTTTCTTTATTGTTGTCATTTCTGTGCATAAACACCACTAGCACTgcggcactgttgtgagttactcattGACTAAGGTGTTCAATTAGCTCTGTAGTCTCGTGGTGTGCTCACCAatcgatacctccagtcccgcccctgTTCCCATTGTCGTTGCATCTTAGGACTATATGTGGGGTGTCAAATGCCGTAAACACCATTGGTCTTTTG is from Schistocerca serialis cubense isolate TAMUIC-IGC-003099 unplaced genomic scaffold, iqSchSeri2.2 HiC_scaffold_1420, whole genome shotgun sequence and encodes:
- the LOC126443025 gene encoding ankyrin-3-like, which encodes MAATYETEETSAGDLGALLDAGDGATVTLAAGGTRLVVHRAVLAARSPVFAAMFRHDMLEARSGWVQIADVEGPVLRQLVAYVYTLKAPQLPGMAPQLLAAADKYGLSGLKDACEEQVAGQLTVENAAATAVLALSHCCSGLKGAAVAFVKDHFHRVAVTRGWADAVLRHPHFVAELTRLIAQPPVRPGQSLSSNSCTKQSPGPHVNTLAHSDHGQTPATAAPPAAAPDIPPLDAATVSRMRNLSAWEKRRRLTLAAKEGSVAELRALLAGGAALEVRDGSGKTALHWAAKQGHLEAVRCLVGGGAQVGARDHRQQTPLHAAAGGGHTAVVQLLVEASADPDARDQRGSTPLHLAARWGHAEPAAALLVAGANRLARDDVGDTPLDEARLYSHQQLVQLLT